From Mesorhizobium sp. Pch-S:
GCGGGACACCGGGCGGTAGAGCGCGTCAATTCTGCGATTAACGCTGTTGTCGAGACGTGGGCCGACGAAGCTCCAGCCTCTCTGCAAGACCAGAACACTGGCGAGCCCTTTGCTGGCGTTCCGTTTCTCGTCAAGGATCTTGGCATCACGCGCGCCGGCCGACCCAATGAGCTGGGCAGCCGTCTTGCCAGAGGCCTCGTTGCGGCTTCGGACTCGACTTTGATGTCTCGATTCCGTGAAGCGGGTCTTGTCCCGATCGGTAGAACCACCACACCGGAGTTCGCGATCAGCACGACAACGGAAGGTGTCGCCACCGGCGCTACGCGCAATCCTTGGGCGCTGGAGCGTACTGCCGGCGGATCGAGTGGCGGATCTGGCGCCGCAGTCGCGGCAGGTATCGTCCCTGTTGCTCATGCAACTGATGGCGGCGGCAGCATCCGCGTTCCCGCATCCGTCAACGGTCTGTTTGGGCTGAAACCTACACGAGGCCGCGTGTCCAATGGACCTGCTGTCGATGAAGTCTGGAGCGGCCTCGCAGTCCAGCTCGGTGTTAGCCGAACGGTTAGAGACAGCGCTGCACTGCTGGATGCTGTCCAAGGCGGCGGTATTGGCGAACCTTACTACACCGCGGCACCTCAGGGGAGCTTCCTGTCCAGAGTCGAGCAAGATCCCGGAAAGCTCAAGATCGGTTTGATGCCAAACCCCTTGAACGGAGTTCGTACCTCCGCTCCTGTTGCGGCTGCGTTGGGAAGTGTAGCGCAACTGTGCCATCAACTTGGTCATGATGTCGAGGATGTGACGCTCGACGTTGGTGTCTCCTGGGAGGCCTTTGTGTTCGCCAATACCCAACTCTTCACGGTGAACACCACAGCCTGGATCGATGCCGTTTCTGCCGCCGTGGGCCGTGGTGCGACAGCCGATTATCTCGAACCCGCAACCATGGCCGTCTACACATATGGGCGTAAGGTCAGCGGCCTTGACCTTCTCGGTGCGCTTGATGTCAGGAACAAAGTCGCGCGGGCAATCGGCGCATATTTTGAAACGTTCGACATCTTGTTGACCCCCACCCTGCCGGAATTGCCATCCTTGATTGGCACTTACAATCAAGGGCAGAGCGAACTCGACGGGCCAGGTTGGGTCGACAAGGTATTCAGCAATTCGCCGTTCACGGCTCTGGCAAATGTATCCGGTATCCCCGCCATGTCGGTACCGCTGTCGACCGATCCTGTGACCGGCTTGCCTGTCGGGTCGCAATTTTTTGCCGGGTTTGGCCGCGAGGACTTGTTGTTCAGCTTGGCGGGTCAGCTTGAGCGCGCGCAGCCGTGGATAAACCGACGGCCAACCGTTTGGGCGGGTGCCTAACCAGCGATGGCAACGCCGCAAGAGTAATCCAATTGCAGTGGCCGTGAACCTTGAGCTGCATGCGTCAGTTTTCGCGAAGCTTTACAGCTGCTACTCAGGCCTTCGCGGCAGTTTGCAAGCATGCCAATCAAAAGTCTTACGGGGTGCTACCAGATGTTTTCTCTTCGCCGTGGTCGACCCGATGATCTGCCTACTATCTACCGGCTGGAGCGATTGTACATTGAGACAATGGAGCCACTTCAGCTGCAGAAATGGCTGTCCGCTCTTGAGCGGCATTTACAACAATGGGTGGAGGATCTTCCCCGGACAATTACGGTAGAACAACTAGATCAACCTCTCGGCTATTTGTTCTGGGAACGAGAAGACGACACAGCGATACTCGCTTCCGTCAACGTTGACCCTGGCTACAGACGGAGGGGAATAGCGACTACCCTCCTTGTCAGGTTTGAACATGAAGCAGCGGCGGCTGGGTGCCTTGATTTGGAGTTGAGTTGCTTGCCTCAAAATCCTGCTCGCCGCTTATATGAGTCCTTAGGATACATTTATGATCGGGAGGAAACGCCCTATGTGGTTCTGCGCAAGAAAGTCCTTGCGCCAAAATAAGGATCATCAACCACGATTATCTCCGTCTACACGATATGGCGGGCCATATTGACAACAACTGATAGAATAGACGCGAACCTCACGTAGTTTACGGCGTTGGTAGCGAAAGCCCGTTTCTCGACCATCCTGCGTCATCCGCGCCAGATGGCGATCGACGTCAGGCGCGTGGCACGACGACAGCAATCCGAGCCAGTCGTCAGTTGAATTGAAGGATGCGATTGACTTCGGGATTTGGATTCACTGCGGCGCGGATGCGAGCAGCCACATTCGGCGCCAAGGTCTTCAAATAGTTTGGATCCAGCAAGTAAGCCCGAATGGCCTCAGCCATCAGCTCTGCCCGCGCATCGGCACCGTAGCAGTCCTGCTGTTCGGGTCCGAAGTCCCCAATTTCGGGCCCGTCGCCCGGATCGACATTGCCATCAACCCGTCTTGCTGCTTTCAGCTGGGGATTCTGCAAATCGTTGTAAACGTAACGAAGCTCATCTTCGAGACCGTCTTGATTGATCGCCGAGATGGTTTCGTTGGAGTCGTTTAGAGTGGGCTGACCAGCCTTGATATCCAAGAGGTGGCCCAGCATGTGGCACAGTATATGATGGGCCGACGCCTCATCAAACTCATGCAGATGAGGGAGTGCTCGGCGACAGGGACAGCGAGCGAAAAGTTGCTTGTTCTTGGCGAAGAAGAACTGGACCTCGAAGTCTTCGAAGATCGACATGCTTTCCCCAAACAGCGTCCGCTCGACCGATCACTAACGCATTAGCGGCATCCCCTCACTCCCACTCGATCGTGCCCGGCGGCTTGCTGGTGACGTCGTAGACGACACGGTTGATGCCGCGCACCTCGTTGATGATGCGGGTGGCGGCGCGGCCGAGGAATTCCATGTCGTAGTGGTAGAAATCGGCGGTCATGCCGTCCACCGAGGTGACGGCGCGCAGGGCGCAGACGAATTCATAGGTTCGGCCATCGCCCATGACGCCCACCGTCTGCACCGGCAGCAGCACCGCAAAAGCCTGCCAGATGGCGTCGTAGAGGCCGGCCTTGCGGATCTCGTCGAGATAGATGGCATCGGCCTCGCGCAGGATCTCCAGCTTCTCTCGCGAGATGCCGCCCGGGCAGCGGATGGCAAGGCCCGGTCCCGGGAAGGGATGGCGGCCGATGAAGCTGTCGGGCAGGCCGAGCTCGCGGCCAAGCACACGCACCTCGTCCTTGAACAGTTCGCGCAGCGGCTCGACGAGCTGCATGTTCATGCGCTCGGGCAGGCCACCGACATTGTGGTGCGACTTGATGGTCGATGAGGTGGCGCCGGTAAAGGACACGCTCTCGATGACGTCGGGATAAAGCGTTCCCTGTGCCAGGAATTCGGCGCCGCCGAGTTTCTTGGCCTCTTCCTCGAACACCTCGATGAACAGGCGGCCGATGGTCTTGCGTTTCTTTTCCGGATCGCTCTCGCCTTCCAGCGCGGAGATGAAACGGTCCGAGGCATCGACCAGGATCAGCGGCAGGTTATAGTGCTCGCGGAACATGGTGACGACGTCCGCCGCCTCATTCTTGCGCATCAGGCCGTGGTCGACCAGGATACAGGTGAGCTGGTCGCCGACCGCCTCATGGATCAGCAGCGCGGCGACGGAGGAATCGACACCGCCCGAAAGCGCGCAGATGACCTTGCCCTTGCCGACCTGCTTGCGGATCGCCTCGACGGCGTGCTCGCGATAGGCCTTCATGGTCCAGTCGCCCTCGATGCCGGCGATCCTGTGCACGAAATTGCGCAGGAGCTTGGCGCCGTCGGGCGTATGCACGACTTCCGGATGGAACTGCACGGCATAGAACTTGCGCTCTTCGTCGGCGATCGCCGCGAACGGTGCGCCGGTCGAGGTGCCGACGACCTTGAAGCCTGGCGGAATGGCAGTGACGCGGTCGCCGTGGCTCATCCACA
This genomic window contains:
- a CDS encoding amidase, translating into MELRDYVSYDAVGLAELIAKRAVTADEVINAGHRAVERVNSAINAVVETWADEAPASLQDQNTGEPFAGVPFLVKDLGITRAGRPNELGSRLARGLVAASDSTLMSRFREAGLVPIGRTTTPEFAISTTTEGVATGATRNPWALERTAGGSSGGSGAAVAAGIVPVAHATDGGGSIRVPASVNGLFGLKPTRGRVSNGPAVDEVWSGLAVQLGVSRTVRDSAALLDAVQGGGIGEPYYTAAPQGSFLSRVEQDPGKLKIGLMPNPLNGVRTSAPVAAALGSVAQLCHQLGHDVEDVTLDVGVSWEAFVFANTQLFTVNTTAWIDAVSAAVGRGATADYLEPATMAVYTYGRKVSGLDLLGALDVRNKVARAIGAYFETFDILLTPTLPELPSLIGTYNQGQSELDGPGWVDKVFSNSPFTALANVSGIPAMSVPLSTDPVTGLPVGSQFFAGFGREDLLFSLAGQLERAQPWINRRPTVWAGA
- the guaA gene encoding glutamine-hydrolyzing GMP synthase, translating into MTTHPQTVLIIDFGSQVTQLIARRLREAGVYCEIVPFQSADEAFRRINPKAVILSGSPHSTVDIGSPRAPDAVFTAGIPVLGICYGEQTMCAQLGGKVESGHHREFGRAFLDVEQDCALFDDVWAKGTRHQVWMSHGDRVTAIPPGFKVVGTSTGAPFAAIADEERKFYAVQFHPEVVHTPDGAKLLRNFVHRIAGIEGDWTMKAYREHAVEAIRKQVGKGKVICALSGGVDSSVAALLIHEAVGDQLTCILVDHGLMRKNEAADVVTMFREHYNLPLILVDASDRFISALEGESDPEKKRKTIGRLFIEVFEEEAKKLGGAEFLAQGTLYPDVIESVSFTGATSSTIKSHHNVGGLPERMNMQLVEPLRELFKDEVRVLGRELGLPDSFIGRHPFPGPGLAIRCPGGISREKLEILREADAIYLDEIRKAGLYDAIWQAFAVLLPVQTVGVMGDGRTYEFVCALRAVTSVDGMTADFYHYDMEFLGRAATRIINEVRGINRVVYDVTSKPPGTIEWE